The genome window CCGATCGGCGACATGTTTTTCAGCCCATAACGGGGGTTTTCAGCGGCATTGGGGAGTTGTGGTGCCGGCCGAGCGTCAGTTGAAAATCGTGGGTCGTCGGAACCgcagccaccgccgccgccaccgccgccgaaATCCGCAGACAGCAGCGCTCCGTGGGGAAACCGAATCCGCATCCGAATCCGCATTCGAGTCCGACTATCATTTATCAATGGAATGTGAGCGATGTACACGGTAGCAGAGCCGCAGACCACACGACCTCCCGCCCCTCCGCAGTACACACGCCCCCCCTTTTGCAATTAGGGCCAACAAATGCCGACAGTCTTGGAAGTGGCAAGAGTTTTTGGAGGCCAGATATAAAGTATGGCAAAAGTTAAAATTGAACTTGTTTGCGCCACGCTAAGGAATTCACGAATATAAATGTAAACAAACAGCTCGCACGCAAAACAcaatttaaaaaccaaattttcCATGTGGGATGTACCCGAGCACACTCCTCAAAATTACAGTGAATCGACTGACTGACTGTGTGTTTTTGCCAAATAAATTATAGTTTTTGTGTAACAAACAAGCAGGTAGTGAGAACGCAACTAATCCAAGATGACTGCATCTTTGTTTTTCAGGCTATAGTCAGCACATGCAGCAGGCGAATCTGGGCGACGGTGTGGCCACCGCCCGCCTGCTGTCCAGATCCGACTGGGGTGCCCGGCTGCCCAAGTCCGTGGAGCACTTCCAGGGACCTGCGCCCTACGTCATCATCCACCACTCGTACATGCCGGCCGTGTGCTACTCCACTCCGGAATGCATGAAGAGCATGCGGGACATGCAGGACTTCCATCAGCTGGAGCGCGGATGGAACGATATTGGTTATAGCTTTGGCATCGGCGGCGATGGCATGATCTACACCGGCAGGGGATTCAATGTCATCGGAGCTCATGCACCCAAGTACAATGACAAGAGCGTGGGCATTGTGCTGATCGGGGATTGGAGAAGTAAGTTAAAGTAACTCCTAACTTTAAGAGGATAGACTCCCTTTTAAGACCGTTTAAAGAGGTATGGAAACTTAAGGAATACAGCTCTCATTAGGCTGTTAATGAGCCTTCTTCCTCCTCTTCATCCTCTTCTTCCCTAACTCCGTACTAATTACTTTTCCTTATTTTCCCTTTAGCCGAACTGCCGCCCAAGCAGATGCTGGATGCGGCCAAGAACCTGATCGCCTTCGGCGTTTTCAAGGGCTACATTGACCCCGCCTACAAGCTGCTGGGCCACCGACAGGTCCGGGATACCGAGTGTCCTGGAGGCCGCCTGTTCGCCGAGATCTCCAGCTGGCCGCACTTTACCCACCTAAACGCCACCGAAGGCGTCAGCAGCACTGCGGCGCCCGTCGTGCCCCATGTCCATGCACAGGCGGCAGCACCACAAACGCCGCACCAATCCCCGCCAGCTGCGCCCAAGGTCTAGGCTGGATTGGAGGGCCCTCATCGTCCTCGCAAAGCTTACGAGTTTAAGAGAAGCCACAACGAGCTCGGCTCCACGCACAACGCCAAGGAGTTCATTCAGTATTCATTAGATGTCTCTTCTAACATTTCACAAATAAAGCAATTTCTAGATGATAACACTTAAACATAACCCCCGCTGTTGCTCTTTGTGTCCGTACAATCGACCCCCGCCCCTGCCCCCGTCCGCGTTCGCACTTGTCAAATCAAATagcaattaatttgtgtcaaATTCGATTTCGATGGCAGAAGTTTTTGGTCGACACGCGGCGCTGAAAATGTCGGCGACCCCGAAAGGTTTTTCCAGCCATTTGACATTGGCTCGCCATGCGGGGGGATGCGGAGTGGTTAGGGGTCCAAAGGTCCCCAGCCAATCCCCACATGCGGACGAAACCATTCTAGGAGCATTTTGGGACTGATGAATTAATAAGACCCCGGGGGAAGTCGCATCATATTGGCATTCCGACCCAGAGCGCAATCGCCTTTAAGCCGATTTTTAAAGCCCCCACTACATATGCGCTGTATTTTGCgaaatgaataaatatataattaatattgcCGAAATACTGTTAGATGGACAAACGGccagcaaaaaaataaaaaaattgcaaTGGCCCGTTTAAGCGGAAATTTCTCGGCTATTTTGTGTGCGCGGGAATGTTTGCCGTTTAATTTGGCATACTTTTTGGCTGATGCTGACAAGGCAAAACAATTAGTGGCGTGCTTTCGCGCAgatgtgtataaaaaataaaatatttgaaaacatGCCATTGATAACCTACATTGCAcgttaaataaatatttgcggcAGTGGCATAGACTTTAATCATTTGTTTTCGCTCTGTTGCAGCTATTTGATTGATTTCGGCGGCAGTAAGTAACTCAGTAAGTTTTTTTATCGAAAGCGATTCGAAAATGGTatgaaaattcaattagctTAAACGAACACTCCTCTGGAAACTCGATATGCAAATGGCATACATTATGTTGCGTTGATAAGGTGATAAGAGGCTTACTCACTGATTCAGTTTATATCAACAGTTCATCAGTATCATCACCAATCAATTAGTCTAGCCCTAGTCCAATCGATAAGGGGGCCCCAGCATACAGATACGCACTGATCAaacgatcgatcgatcgattgCACCGCTCCACCGAAATGTGGAGCACACGCGAGTGAAACGGGGAAGCAACCACTTGGTAGACAATGTAAATATTGAAAGCGATTCGGAGAGAAGTAACGCATTGGGACAGAACGACCATCGAACAGAAGCACTAATGGGTTTGGACTTTCTAGACGAGTGGTTTCTATCACAGGGTAAGacgcacc of Drosophila mauritiana strain mau12 chromosome 3R, ASM438214v1, whole genome shotgun sequence contains these proteins:
- the LOC117145339 gene encoding peptidoglycan-recognition protein LB isoform X3, translating into MECYSQHMQQANLGDGVATARLLSRSDWGARLPKSVEHFQGPAPYVIIHHSYMPAVCYSTPECMKSMRDMQDFHQLERGWNDIGYSFGIGGDGMIYTGRGFNVIGAHAPKYNDKSVGIVLIGDWRTELPPKQMLDAAKNLIAFGVFKGYIDPAYKLLGHRQVRDTECPGGRLFAEISSWPHFTHLNATEGVSSTAAPVVPHVHAQAAAPQTPHQSPPAAPKV
- the LOC117145339 gene encoding peptidoglycan-recognition protein LB isoform X1; protein product: MGDKVSGSVSTSSTTSSAIPMDSEEQLEQQQLATSCGYSQHMQQANLGDGVATARLLSRSDWGARLPKSVEHFQGPAPYVIIHHSYMPAVCYSTPECMKSMRDMQDFHQLERGWNDIGYSFGIGGDGMIYTGRGFNVIGAHAPKYNDKSVGIVLIGDWRTELPPKQMLDAAKNLIAFGVFKGYIDPAYKLLGHRQVRDTECPGGRLFAEISSWPHFTHLNATEGVSSTAAPVVPHVHAQAAAPQTPHQSPPAAPKV
- the LOC117145339 gene encoding peptidoglycan-recognition protein LB isoform X2, translating into MTALGLVLLSMMGYSQHMQQANLGDGVATARLLSRSDWGARLPKSVEHFQGPAPYVIIHHSYMPAVCYSTPECMKSMRDMQDFHQLERGWNDIGYSFGIGGDGMIYTGRGFNVIGAHAPKYNDKSVGIVLIGDWRTELPPKQMLDAAKNLIAFGVFKGYIDPAYKLLGHRQVRDTECPGGRLFAEISSWPHFTHLNATEGVSSTAAPVVPHVHAQAAAPQTPHQSPPAAPKV
- the LOC117145339 gene encoding peptidoglycan-recognition protein LB isoform X4 translates to MQQANLGDGVATARLLSRSDWGARLPKSVEHFQGPAPYVIIHHSYMPAVCYSTPECMKSMRDMQDFHQLERGWNDIGYSFGIGGDGMIYTGRGFNVIGAHAPKYNDKSVGIVLIGDWRTELPPKQMLDAAKNLIAFGVFKGYIDPAYKLLGHRQVRDTECPGGRLFAEISSWPHFTHLNATEGVSSTAAPVVPHVHAQAAAPQTPHQSPPAAPKV